The Pseudodesulfovibrio cashew genomic sequence CGGGAGACCGGGTCTTCGGCTGCGCGGGCGGGCTTACGGGTATTCCCGGCGCTCTGGCCGAGTACATGACAGTGGACGAGCGGCTGGTGGCCCGCGCCCCGCAGACCATGGCTCTTGCCGATGCCGCGGCCATCCCGTTGGTGGCCATCACCGCCTGGCTCGGTCTGTCCTCCAGGGCGGGAATACGCGCGGGCGAGACCCTGCTGGTCCAGGGCGGCGCGGGCGGAGTGGGGCACATGGCCGTGCAGCTGGGCGTACATGCCGGGGCCGAGGTTCACGCAACTGTCTCGTCGGACCTGAAGGGAGCGGTGGTCGAGGCCCTGGGCGCGGTCCCCATCGACTACACACAAACTTCCGTGGATCAGTACGTGGCCGATGCCACCGGCGGCGACGGCTTTCACGTGGTCTTCGACACCGTTGGAGGGGTCAGCCTGGACAACTCCTTTCTTGCTGCGCGCCGGGAAGGCCGTGTGATCACCACCGTGGCCCGTTCCAGCCATGACCTGAGCCCCATGCACGCCAGGTCGCTGTCTCTGCATGTGGTCTTCATGCTGCTGCCGTTGATTACTGGTGAAGGGCGTAGCGCCTACGGCGAAATTCTCGCCGAAGTGGCCAACCTGGTGGACAGGGACCGTCTTGCCGTGCTCCTGGATGAGGCCCGATTCCCTTACACGGAAATCGCGGCGGCTCACCGCTACTGGGAGGCTGGAAAGGCGCTTGGCAAAATCGTCATTGACGTGGCTCCCTGAGCTTGTAGCGTAGCCGATGTCCTTTCACATGTTGAACGCATTGAAATAGTTATAATAATTGTTTCCGCGATCCCGGTGGTGGCCGTTGGCTGGCCGATGGTGTATTCTCTTGAAATAGTATAGACTGTCGGCGCGAACCATGGCGGCGTCGTTTTCGGCCTGCCGCCTATAACCCGATCCAGGCGAGAGCATGACATCAGACCAGAACACACCTCCCGGAAAAGGGGGAAAGCCCGAGGCTCCGACAGGCGGGGGACGGAAAGAGTCCGGTCCCGCCAAGCCGGGCACGGCGCAGGGCGCGGCGGCAAAGGGCGGCGGTCCCGGCAACGGGACGTCCCAACCCGGCGCCGCACGGCAATCCGCAGCGGCCGGGTCGGCCCAGGGACCTGTCGCCGGCAAGATTGATCAGAGCTGCAAAATGGACGCCGACTGCACTGCGCGGGACGAGCGCCTTTCCCACAAGGATATCGACTTTCAGCCTCCCCTGGCCATCTGTCTTTCCATCATCAGCCGCTTGTTGGGCAAGCCGGTTTCCGCCGCCACTCTCAAGGCGGGCGTCCCGCAGCGGGAAGGCTTGATCACGGCCTCTTCCATCGTTCGGGCGGCCGAGCGTATCGGCATCAAGGCCAGGACCGTGCACCGCAAATCCATCCGGTCCATATCTGGCCTCATCCTTCCGGCCATTCTGTTGCTGGAGGGCGGAAACGCCTGTGTACTGGTGGACAAGGACGACAAGACCGCTCGGGTCATCGCCCCGGGGCGCGGCATGGACGAAATGGAAGTGCCCCTGGAGAAGCTGGAGAAGGAGTACACGGGGTACGCCATCCTCTGTCACCGGGAGTCCAAGCTGGACAAGCGGGCCAGCGAACTCAAGCTGCTCAAGACCAAGCGCTGGTTCTGGGGCGTGATCCTGCGCTTCTGGCCCATCTACAGGCACGTCATCCTGGCCTCGGTCATGACCAACCTGATCATCATCGCGGCTCCGCTGTTCGTGATGAACGTGTACGACCGGGTTATCCCCAACAACGCGGTGGACACGCTCTGGGCACTGGCCATCGGCATCGGCATCGCCTACCTGAGCGATTTCCTGCTCAAGAACCTGCGCGCCTATTTCGTGGACGTGGCCGGACGCAATGCAGACGTGCTCATCGGCTCGCGCATCATGCAGCACCTGATGTCGGCTCGTTTGGATCACATGCCGGAATCCGCAGGCGCCGTGGCCAACAACGTGCGCGAGTTCGAGTCCCTGCGCGAGTTTTTCAGTTCCAGTTCCCTGGTGGCGCTCATCGACATGCCGTTCCTGTTCATGTTCATGTTCGTCATCCACTACATCGGCGGGGCTCTGGCCTGGCCCATCTTCATCGCCGTGCCTCTGGTGGTCCTTTTCGGTCTCTTTCTCCAGGTGCCGTTTCAGCACATCATCGAGAACCACTACAAGGAATCCACTCAGAAATACGCGCTGCTGTATGAGATCGTCCAGGGCCTGGAGACCATCAAGACTTCCATGGCCGAAGGGCGGATGCAGGCCCGCTGGGAAAACGTGGTGGGCATGTCCGCCCACTCCAACTCGCGGGCCAAGGTGCTGGCCAATCTGTCGGTCACCTTTTCCGTTTTCGTCACCCAGATGGTTTCGGTGGCGATCATCATTACCGGCGTCTACCTCATCTCCAAAGGTGAGCTGACCGTGGGCGGGCTGGTGGCCTGCAACATCCTTGCGGGTCGGTCCATGGCTCCCCTTAGTGCCGTGGCCGGGCTGCTGTCGCGGTTCCAGCAGTCGCGCATGGCCCTGAACGCCCTGGACATGCTCATGGAGATGCCCAGCGAGCGCCCGGTGGACAAGGAGGCCTTTCACTACGGCGACATGGAGCCCTCCCTGACCCTGGAGAATGTTTCCTTCAGCTATCCGGGTACGGACAAGGCGGTCCTGACAGGCGTCAACCTGCACCTCAAGCCCGGTGACAAGGTGGGCATCGTGGGAAGGACCGGCGCGGGCAAGTCCACGCTGGGCAAACTCTGCGTGGGGCTGTACCAGCCTGTGGCCGGGGCCGTGAAGCTGGGGGACATTGACCTGCGGCAGATGGACGTGGCCGACCTGCGACGCAAGGTGGGCTACGTGTCCCAGGATTCGCTCCTGTTCTACGGCACCCTCAAGGACAACATCGCCTTTGGCCTGCCCGAGGCGGACGACCAGTCCATCAAGTTCGCGGCGGACATCGCCGGGGTCAACGACTTCGTGCGCGATCACCCGGCCGGGTTCGGCATGATGGTTGGGGAGCGCGGCTCCTCGCTCTCCGGCGGCCAGCGCCAGGCGGTATCCATCGCCCGTGCCGTGCTGCCCGATCCCGAGGTCCTGATCATGGACGAGCCGTCCTCGAACATGGACAACCAGTCGGAGTACAGGCTCAAGTCCAAGCTGGAGCCCTTCATCAAGGACAAGACGGTCATCGTCATCACCCACCGCCACTCCATGCTCGACCTGGTCAACAGGCTTGTGATCATGGACAAGGGGCGCATTGTGGTGGACGGACCCAAGCAGGCCGTGCTCGACGGGCTGCGGTCCGGCAAGATCAAGGTTTCCATGTGAGGTGGACATGAGCAAGAAAGAGTACGACAGGGAAACGCTGCTCTTCATGAGCGAGGTGGACCAGGCCATGTACGGCAAGGGCCGCAAGTACGCCTACGTCATGTCCACCTGTATCCTGCTCATGTTCGCGGGGTTTCTGCTGTGGGCCAAGTGGGCGGTGCTGGACGAGGTCACGCGCGGGTTCGGGCGGATCATTCCCTCCCAGCGCGTGCAGGAGATCCAGAACCTGGAAGGCGGCATCCTGAGCGAGATTTTCGTCAACGAGGGGCAGGTGGTGGAAAAGGGCGACGTGCTCTGCCGCCTGCGCAACGAGCAGGCCGCCAGCTTCTTCCGCGACGCATCGGCCAAGGCCCTGGAGCACGAGGCTGCCATCGCCCGGCTCAACGGGGTGGTGGACGGCGAGCCGCCGGTCTTCAGCGCGGAGCTCAAGGAGAAAGCCCCGCAACTGGTGGACGACCAGATGCGCATCTACAAGGCCGATATGGACCAGTTCAACATCGAGGTGTCCCTGCTTCAGGATCAATACGAGCAGAAGAAGCAGGAGATCGCCGAGATGCGCGGCCGTCGCAGGCAGCTCCAGAGCAGCCTGAAAGTGGCTCAAAAGCAGCGCAATATCGCCAAGCCGCTGGTGGAGAAGCAGATTCATTCCGAACTCGACTATCTTGCTTTGGAGCAGAAGGTCCTGGAACTGCGCGGCGACGTGGAGGCCCTTAACCTCGGCATCCCCCGTGTGGAGTCGGCGGCCAAGGAGGCTTTGGGACGCGTCGAGCGGCGCAAGGCCGAGTTTCGGGCCGACGCCCTGGAGGAGATCAATAAACGTCGCCAGGAGCTTATCTCCATCCGCGAGTCCCTGTCCGCCGGCAGCGACCGGGTGACTCGCACGGACGTCCGCTCGCCGGTCAAGGGCATCGTCAAGTCCATCTACATCAACACCCTGGGCGGCGTGGTCAAGCCCGGTCAGTCCATCATGGAGGTGGTCCCCCTGGACGACACCCTGCTGGTGGAGGCGGAGATCAAGCCTGCGGACATCGCATTCCTGCATCCCGGGCAGAAGGCCAAGGTCAAGATCACGGCCTACGACTTTTCCATCTACGGCGGTCTGGAAGGTACGGTGGAGCACATCTCCGCCGACACCATCGAGAACGAACGGGGCGAGAGCTTCTATCTGGTGAAAGTGCGGACAACCAAGAGCGCCATGGAGTACCACGGCGAGAAGCTGCCCATCATTCCGGGCATGACCGCCCAGGTGGACGTGCTCACCGGCAAGAAGTCCGTGCTCGACTACCTGCTCAAGCCGATTCTCAAGGCCAAGCAAAACGCGCTCAGGGAGCGCTGACCGGCGCATGGCGTCGGGCAGGCTCATACGCTGGGCGGGGATGGGCGCGCTGGCCGCGCTCGTTCTGGCCGTGTGGCTGGCCGTGGGAGGCGTGGCCCGCGAGGGCGGCACCGATCTCGGGCCCGAGCCGGAAGCCCAGGCGGCACCATCCACGGAGGCCGGAGCCATGCCGCGGGATGAGCCTCCCCCCGCGTCTGAGGAAAATCCGCCGCAAAAGGAGGACGAGCCCGCCCTTGATGGGGCGAACCAAGCCGGGGAACCGGCTCCCGTTACGGAGCAGTCGTCTTCCGTGGAGGAGAACGCGACCGCTCCCGCCTCCACCTCGGTTCCTGAACCCGAGCCCGCTGTGCAGCCGGTGGACGTGCCAGCCTCGACGCCGAAGCCCGGCCCTGCGCCCGGTCCCGAGCCTTCCACAAAGCAGCAACCTGCTCCGGCCCCCGCTGAAGTACGGGAACGGAAGCCGGAGAGCGCCCTCAAGTCGGAGCCGGCACCGAAGGTCGTGCCAAAGCCCGCACCCGCACCGGTTCCTGAACCTGCGAAAGCAACGGTCCCGGCCGTCCCCGCGTCTCTTCCCGACGCGAAAGAAGTCAAGCCAGCACCCAAACCCGCGCCCAAGGCCGTAGCCAAACCCGCGCCCAAGCCCGGCATCAAGCTTTTCGGGACCGTGGAGTTCAAGGGCAGGCTCACGAAGCTGCCCCTGTGGACTGCGGTGCTCAAGAAGATGCGCGGCTGGAAGGGGTACTTCCGCGATCCGTCCATGGCGAAGTTGCCCTCCAGGTCCGGTTGGAACAAGCTCGTGCGGGAGACCTCCTCCCTGTCGCTCATGGGGCGGCTCAAGGCGGTGAACAAGTTCTTCAACCGCTGGCCCTACCGCCTGGACGCCGCCAACTACGGCAAATCTGACTACTGGGCGACGCCCAAGGAATTTCTCATGAAGTCGGGTGATTGCGAGGATTACGCCATTGCCAAGTTCTATGCATTGCAGGAACTGGGCTTCCGGAACGTGCCCATGCGCATCGTGGCCGTCCGGGACGTGATCCGAAATATCGGGCACGCGGTCCTGGCCGTCTACCTGGACGATCAGGTGTACATTCTCGACAACCAGACCGACATGGTCCTGCCGCATACCCGGTACAAGCACTACGTGCCGCAGTATTCGGTTGACGAACACTATCGCTGGATGCACATCCCTGTGTCCGGCAAGGCCAAGCAAAGACAATGACCGGACGGCAGGGGAGCGTTCGGAGAAACCAGATGGAGTCAGTCATGACAAAACGAAACGACACGGTAGGAGTGCCCCGGGGCATCGGCGGGTCAAATCAGAAGGTGAAGATCACGGTTGTCCTGGTCTTTGTCCTGCTGTTCTCCGCGGGCGTCCTTTTCCTGGCCAACAAGGCCGTCAAGGAGAAGGAGCGGGTAACCCTGGATCACCAGGAAAAACGGCTGGGGCTGCTGGCCGACAGCCGGGCGCGCATGGTGGAGGCGTGGCTCAAGAACCTCTCCCATCAGGGCGACCGGCTGATCAAGTCC encodes the following:
- a CDS encoding zinc-dependent alcohol dehydrogenase family protein, giving the protein MKAMLLESFGNGHDFVQGDVPVPCPGPGELLLKVAASSFNPIDNKIAVLGGQLGFAPSLPHILGMDVSGEVVEVGPGRSRFKPGDRVFGCAGGLTGIPGALAEYMTVDERLVARAPQTMALADAAAIPLVAITAWLGLSSRAGIRAGETLLVQGGAGGVGHMAVQLGVHAGAEVHATVSSDLKGAVVEALGAVPIDYTQTSVDQYVADATGGDGFHVVFDTVGGVSLDNSFLAARREGRVITTVARSSHDLSPMHARSLSLHVVFMLLPLITGEGRSAYGEILAEVANLVDRDRLAVLLDEARFPYTEIAAAHRYWEAGKALGKIVIDVAP
- a CDS encoding type I secretion system permease/ATPase, with translation MDADCTARDERLSHKDIDFQPPLAICLSIISRLLGKPVSAATLKAGVPQREGLITASSIVRAAERIGIKARTVHRKSIRSISGLILPAILLLEGGNACVLVDKDDKTARVIAPGRGMDEMEVPLEKLEKEYTGYAILCHRESKLDKRASELKLLKTKRWFWGVILRFWPIYRHVILASVMTNLIIIAAPLFVMNVYDRVIPNNAVDTLWALAIGIGIAYLSDFLLKNLRAYFVDVAGRNADVLIGSRIMQHLMSARLDHMPESAGAVANNVREFESLREFFSSSSLVALIDMPFLFMFMFVIHYIGGALAWPIFIAVPLVVLFGLFLQVPFQHIIENHYKESTQKYALLYEIVQGLETIKTSMAEGRMQARWENVVGMSAHSNSRAKVLANLSVTFSVFVTQMVSVAIIITGVYLISKGELTVGGLVACNILAGRSMAPLSAVAGLLSRFQQSRMALNALDMLMEMPSERPVDKEAFHYGDMEPSLTLENVSFSYPGTDKAVLTGVNLHLKPGDKVGIVGRTGAGKSTLGKLCVGLYQPVAGAVKLGDIDLRQMDVADLRRKVGYVSQDSLLFYGTLKDNIAFGLPEADDQSIKFAADIAGVNDFVRDHPAGFGMMVGERGSSLSGGQRQAVSIARAVLPDPEVLIMDEPSSNMDNQSEYRLKSKLEPFIKDKTVIVITHRHSMLDLVNRLVIMDKGRIVVDGPKQAVLDGLRSGKIKVSM
- a CDS encoding HlyD family type I secretion periplasmic adaptor subunit; this translates as MSKKEYDRETLLFMSEVDQAMYGKGRKYAYVMSTCILLMFAGFLLWAKWAVLDEVTRGFGRIIPSQRVQEIQNLEGGILSEIFVNEGQVVEKGDVLCRLRNEQAASFFRDASAKALEHEAAIARLNGVVDGEPPVFSAELKEKAPQLVDDQMRIYKADMDQFNIEVSLLQDQYEQKKQEIAEMRGRRRQLQSSLKVAQKQRNIAKPLVEKQIHSELDYLALEQKVLELRGDVEALNLGIPRVESAAKEALGRVERRKAEFRADALEEINKRRQELISIRESLSAGSDRVTRTDVRSPVKGIVKSIYINTLGGVVKPGQSIMEVVPLDDTLLVEAEIKPADIAFLHPGQKAKVKITAYDFSIYGGLEGTVEHISADTIENERGESFYLVKVRTTKSAMEYHGEKLPIIPGMTAQVDVLTGKKSVLDYLLKPILKAKQNALRER
- a CDS encoding transglutaminase-like cysteine peptidase, with the translated sequence MASGRLIRWAGMGALAALVLAVWLAVGGVAREGGTDLGPEPEAQAAPSTEAGAMPRDEPPPASEENPPQKEDEPALDGANQAGEPAPVTEQSSSVEENATAPASTSVPEPEPAVQPVDVPASTPKPGPAPGPEPSTKQQPAPAPAEVRERKPESALKSEPAPKVVPKPAPAPVPEPAKATVPAVPASLPDAKEVKPAPKPAPKAVAKPAPKPGIKLFGTVEFKGRLTKLPLWTAVLKKMRGWKGYFRDPSMAKLPSRSGWNKLVRETSSLSLMGRLKAVNKFFNRWPYRLDAANYGKSDYWATPKEFLMKSGDCEDYAIAKFYALQELGFRNVPMRIVAVRDVIRNIGHAVLAVYLDDQVYILDNQTDMVLPHTRYKHYVPQYSVDEHYRWMHIPVSGKAKQRQ